A stretch of the Acyrthosiphon pisum isolate AL4f chromosome A2, pea_aphid_22Mar2018_4r6ur, whole genome shotgun sequence genome encodes the following:
- the LOC100163872 gene encoding E3 ubiquitin-protein transferase RMND5A-like isoform X1 produces MDSCLAVEADIDKLIAKYNKYGPKWQFQLHRFISTLERYKREIESQSSEIDKCGLSSTILQMKLAIKDISNEHRRWHSDVSRVGKTIDKNFIADYTEASNKKAFKTDHEKEILNKIICMHLYRDSKWEVAEEFLKEAGITVDDKLKQRYLNLNHIVDSLRQKDPMPAFEWVYQNKVQLDAKKSDLEFKLHQIVFLDILNRGDQYEAVVYARTNFSRFIDKQKEIQSTMGMLLYPPNVAQMRTEVIDLFIKDSCLSDDDMLSVCVNVGCSALPALLDIKQAICRDVGGVWNENDELPIKIDTGFAYHSVFACPILRTRSGTSNPPMMLVCGHVISKDALNKLERSGRLKCPYCPKEQLPSEARTINF; encoded by the coding sequence ATGGATTCTTGCCTAGCCGTTGAGGCTGATATTGACAAATTAATtgccaaatataataaatatggacCAAAATGGCAATTTCAACTACACAGATTTATTTCGACATTAGAACGGTACAAACGAGAAATTGAAAGTCAAAGTTCTGAAATAGATAAATGTGGACTTTCTTCAACAATCTTACAAATGAAGCTCGCCATAAAGGACATTTCGAATGAACATAGAAGATGGCATAGCGATGTTTCAAGAGTAGGCAAAACTATTGACAAAAATTTTATTGCTGACTATACAGAAGCCAGTAATAAAAAAGCGTTTAAAACCGATCATGAAAAAGaaatactaaacaaaataatttgtatgcatttgTACCGGGATTCAAAATGGGAAGTTGCTgaagaatttttaaaagaagCTGGTATTACAGTTGACGATAAACTAAAACAACGGTATTTAAATCTAAACCATATTGTTGATAGTTTGAGACAAAAAGATCCTATGCCAGCCTTTGAATGGGTATATCAAAACAAAGTTCAGCTAGATGCCAAAAAATCAGATCTAGAATTTAAATTGCACCAAATTGTGTTTTTAGACATTCTTAATCGTGGTGATCAATATGAAGCAGTTGTTTATGCCCGCACAAATTTCAGTCGTTTTATTGACAAACAAAAGGAAATCCAATCCACAATGGGTATGTTATTGTATCCACCTAATGTTGCACAAATGCGTACTGAAGTTATTGACCTGTTTATAAAAGATTCTTGTCTTAGTGATGACGATATGttgagtgtgtgtgtgaatgTGGGTTGTTCAGCATTACCAgctttattagatattaaacaAGCAATTTGTCGAGATGTTGGAGGAGTTTGGAATGAAAATGACGAATTACCAATCAAAATCGACACTGGTTTTGCATATCATTCAGTATTTGCTTGTCCAATATTAAGAACTAGAAGTGGAACATCTAATCCACCTATGATGTTAGTATGTGGCCATGTAATATCCAAAGATGCACTTAATAAATTGGAAAGATCTGGTAGATTAAAGTGTCCATATTGTCCTAAAGAACAACTTCCATCAGAAGCTAGAACTATAAATTTCTAA